One genomic region from Campylobacter sp. RM16189 encodes:
- a CDS encoding RNA polymerase sigma factor FliA, whose protein sequence is MDNLKQKQLNAYSATIKKEQDDIVLQYMPALRAMAFRLKERLPATIDVNDLIGIGVEEMIKLSRKYDKEQNDSFWGYAKKRVYGSMLDFLRGLDVVSRASRTLIKSIDTLVDQYFNKYECEPDDEYLADALGEDIEKIRDARNVSSVIVTLGIDDQIDIMSEENTLDRIEKENLIEKIEEILSTFDKRDQLVIQLYYYEELSLKEISEILQISEGRISQIHKRLMNKLRERLEGK, encoded by the coding sequence ATGGACAATCTAAAGCAAAAGCAGCTTAATGCCTATTCCGCAACTATAAAAAAAGAGCAAGATGATATAGTTTTGCAATATATGCCCGCACTTAGGGCTATGGCCTTTAGGCTCAAAGAGCGTTTGCCTGCTACTATTGATGTAAACGACCTTATAGGCATAGGCGTAGAGGAGATGATAAAACTCTCCAGAAAATATGATAAAGAGCAGAATGATTCTTTCTGGGGGTATGCTAAAAAGCGTGTTTACGGTTCGATGCTTGATTTTTTAAGAGGACTTGATGTGGTAAGCCGAGCTAGTAGAACTCTTATAAAATCAATAGATACTCTTGTAGATCAGTATTTTAATAAGTATGAGTGCGAGCCCGATGATGAGTATCTGGCAGATGCTCTTGGTGAAGATATAGAAAAAATTCGAGACGCCAGAAATGTAAGCTCAGTAATAGTGACTCTTGGAATAGACGATCAAATTGATATAATGAGCGAAGAAAACACTCTTGATAGGATAGAAAAAGAGAATTTGATAGAGAAAATAGAAGAAATTTTATCTACTTTTGATAAGCGCGATCAACTCGTCATCCAGTTATATTATTACGAAGAGCTAAGCTTAAAGGAGATAAGTGAAATTTTACAAATTAGCGAAGGAAGAATTTCGCAAATTCATAAAAGATTAATGAATAAACTAAGAGAGAGGCTTGAGGGTAAATAA
- a CDS encoding P-loop NTPase, with amino-acid sequence MNNQANKLKTLVSSSMVPRSTHFIAVTSGKGGVGKSTISANLANVLANNGYKVALFDADIGLANLDVILNVRVNKNLLHVLKGECSLNDILVKIKPNLILIPGESGDEILKFNNQFLYERFLDEASALNDLDFLIIDTGAGIGGNTHLFLEAADEVIVVTVPDPAAITDAYAVIKVTSRVKNNIFMLFNMVKNDKEAVKIFENIRKVAKANITNDLNLELIGYLSENKNVSKSIKQRTLFTDDAEFSTSSGELKEIASKLLYRLERKVLDTSENRSFGSFFKRLIEQF; translated from the coding sequence ATGAATAATCAAGCTAATAAGCTAAAGACTCTTGTCTCTTCAAGCATGGTTCCTAGAAGCACTCATTTTATCGCTGTTACAAGCGGTAAGGGTGGAGTCGGTAAGAGTACTATAAGTGCAAATTTAGCAAATGTTTTGGCTAATAACGGCTACAAAGTAGCATTATTTGATGCTGATATCGGACTTGCAAATTTAGACGTGATTTTAAATGTAAGAGTTAATAAAAACCTACTTCACGTATTAAAAGGCGAATGCTCTTTAAATGATATTTTAGTAAAAATCAAGCCAAACTTGATCCTTATTCCCGGAGAGAGCGGGGATGAAATTTTAAAATTTAATAATCAGTTTTTATACGAGAGGTTTTTAGACGAGGCTAGCGCTTTAAACGATCTTGATTTTTTGATAATAGATACGGGAGCCGGAATAGGGGGTAATACACATCTGTTTTTAGAGGCTGCTGATGAGGTTATAGTAGTCACGGTGCCAGATCCTGCCGCAATTACCGATGCTTATGCTGTTATAAAGGTAACTTCAAGAGTAAAAAACAATATCTTTATGCTTTTTAATATGGTGAAAAATGATAAAGAGGCTGTTAAAATCTTTGAAAACATCCGAAAAGTCGCCAAGGCCAATATTACCAATGATCTTAACCTTGAGCTAATAGGCTATCTTAGCGAAAATAAGAACGTATCAAAGAGTATTAAGCAAAGGACTTTATTTACAGATGACGCTGAATTTTCGACAAGCAGCGGAGAACTAAAGGAGATAGCATCAAAACTGCTTTATAGATTGGAACGAAAAGTGCTTGATACAAGCGAAAATAGAAGCTTTGGCAGCTTTTTTAAGCGGTTGATTGAGCAATTTTAA
- the flhF gene encoding flagellar biosynthesis protein FlhF, whose product MATKFHTFTGESSIEALKKARAQCGEKAILVTTKQIQPKTINKKPLYEILVSVEEDEPQKQPLKPVSLKGYDQFQNINQAPKFEIIEEPKNSDFVPDDELFGNKKNTNKDNDILINISKAAKEISEITKISMETSPNEGQNPSYNKKIDDVAKQMNAIGDKVNLMMDMLWEDRASSRNNLIIPPEFASIYKAAKKSGMKDEHLNSIMQITIENMPTSMKTNPNAVKRYFYSLLRKMLPCRNEQKNRKQRIMMLVGPTGVGKTTTLAKLAARFAYGKDIRYKTGIITLDTYRIGAVEQLFQYAKMMKLPILDVIEVDDFKDALKQLNHCDVILIDTTGNSQYDKEKLARLEKFLKSADAQIDVNLVLSAGSKAEDLLEIYNGFSFLDIDTLIITKFDETKIFGNVFSLIYETNTPVSYFCVGQEVPDDLMEAKSEFLVECILDGYSKESKDE is encoded by the coding sequence AACTAAATTTCATACATTTACAGGTGAAAGCAGTATAGAAGCGCTAAAAAAAGCTAGAGCTCAGTGTGGTGAAAAGGCGATTTTGGTAACTACTAAGCAGATTCAGCCAAAGACCATAAATAAAAAACCTTTATATGAAATTTTAGTTAGTGTTGAAGAGGATGAGCCACAAAAGCAGCCTTTAAAGCCGGTAAGTTTAAAGGGCTACGATCAATTTCAAAATATTAATCAAGCTCCTAAATTTGAGATTATAGAAGAGCCTAAAAATAGCGATTTTGTGCCTGATGATGAGCTGTTTGGAAATAAAAAAAATACAAACAAAGATAACGATATACTAATAAATATATCAAAGGCTGCAAAAGAGATAAGTGAAATAACAAAGATAAGTATGGAAACCAGCCCAAATGAAGGACAAAATCCATCTTATAATAAAAAAATAGATGATGTGGCAAAGCAGATGAACGCCATCGGAGATAAGGTAAATCTGATGATGGATATGCTCTGGGAGGATAGGGCTTCTAGCAGAAATAATCTCATTATACCGCCTGAGTTTGCGAGCATATATAAAGCTGCGAAAAAAAGCGGTATGAAAGATGAGCATTTAAACTCAATTATGCAGATTACGATTGAAAATATGCCTACTTCTATGAAAACCAATCCAAATGCGGTAAAAAGATATTTTTACTCCTTGCTTCGTAAAATGCTTCCTTGCAGAAACGAGCAAAAAAATAGAAAACAACGTATTATGATGCTAGTAGGACCTACTGGAGTTGGCAAGACAACGACTCTAGCAAAGCTTGCGGCACGCTTTGCCTATGGTAAGGATATAAGGTATAAAACCGGAATAATCACTCTTGATACATATAGAATCGGAGCTGTGGAGCAATTGTTTCAATATGCCAAGATGATGAAGTTGCCGATACTTGACGTAATTGAAGTAGATGATTTTAAAGATGCTCTTAAGCAGCTAAACCACTGCGATGTGATCTTGATAGATACTACCGGGAATTCTCAGTATGATAAAGAAAAATTAGCTAGACTTGAAAAGTTTTTAAAGAGTGCTGACGCTCAAATAGATGTAAATTTAGTTCTCTCTGCCGGATCAAAGGCGGAGGATTTATTAGAAATTTATAACGGTTTTAGCTTCCTTGACATAGATACTTTGATAATTACTAAATTTGACGAGACTAAAATTTTTGGAAACGTATTCTCTCTTATTTACGAGACAAATACGCCTGTGAGTTACTTTTGTGTAGGGCAAGAGGTGCCTGATGATCTAATGGAGGCTAAGAGTGAATTTTTAGTAGAGTGTATATTGGATGGATACAGCAAGGAGAGTAAAGATGAATAA